CCGCCACCTCGACGGGCTCTGATTCCGCCAGACACCCTGCCAGGAGCATGCTCAGGAGCACCAGCAACCGCAGGGGCACACTCTTCGCGATAGGATGCATGGGCCCTACTATAGGGAGGCCATGAACGGTGATGCGGAAAACGGCGTGGTGGGATCGATGGGCGCGCGGCCTCCAGAGGGGATAGGAGGACGGGAGCCTCGGTGGCCGCGCCGTCGGGTGCTGCGTTGGGCCCTGGGGCTGGTGCCCGTAGCGGCAGGCGGTGGGTGGGCTGCGTTCGAGTGGCTCGGCGGACGGCGGGGGCTCGTCGCGGTGGAGTCGGACAGTGAGAGTTGGGCCGACTCGTTCACCCAGCAGGTTGCCCTGGCCTGTTTCTCGGGACACCCGGACGCGGGGGCGGGGCTGGACAGGTTGCTCCAGCCCCTCACGCCTGGCAGGCCGGCCCGGCTGCTGGGCGCCTGTCTGTCCATGGAGCGAGGTGATTGGAGCCGGGTGAAATGGCACCTCGGGTTCTCCAATGTTCGAGACGCTCCGGAGGCGCACCTGCTGCGTGAGCTTGCCGATCGCCGGCCCCGTGCGCCCGACTGGCGCCATGCCTTCCTCGACGCCTGGACGGCGCTCGGCCGGCCCGACTTCCGCAAGAGCACCCTGCTTCCTCAACCGCTGGAATGGAATCTCCTGCTCGCCGACACCTCGGCCGCCTGGGATGCCGCCACGGAGGCCCAACGCTTCCCGCTGGCGGTGTTGCACCCGGAGTCGTTGATGGAACCGCGCCAGGAGTGGGCGCTCGCGCAGGTGCGCGCCAGTCAATCCGTGCCACTCCTCATGGTGCTGTGTCAGCAACTCCACTCGCTCGACGCGCGAGCGCCGTTGAGCCAGCGCCTGCGGCCCGTGGTGGAGGAGCGGCTCGGTCAACTCGCCGGGTCCTCTTCCCCGACCCTTCAGCTCGCCCTGCTGTCCTTCCTGGCCGGCAGCCCTCGGACGGCTCTCTTCGTGCGCCGCGAGCTGGAAGCGCTCGAGAAGCTCGTCGCACTGCCCGAGTGGAAGCAGCCCTCGAGCGAGCAGTTCTTCCTGGAGATGCGCGCGCTCTTCGAGGGCCTTCTGCTCGCGCCCGGCCACCATGCCTGGCTGATGGCCACCCTGGCCCAGGGAATCTTCCTCGGACCGTGGCTCGTGCAGCGTGCCACGGCCAGCAAGGAGCACCTGACAGAGGACGAGCAGCGGTGGTTGGGGCGGCTCCTGTGGGATGCGGGGGCACGCCTGCGTGAGCAGCGTTCGGACCTGGAGCTGGACATGGGGCTGCGGCTCCAGATGCGCGGCTCAGAGTTGACGGGGCACACCCCGTCCCGGGAGCAGGCCATCGCCGCCTGGGTGGAGTTGGGCAAGTGGGAGGAGGCCCTGAAGCAGGCGGCCTGCTACCGCTGGCCCCTGGCCTCGCTGCAGGAGGAGTCCTGTGCGCCCAGGGCCCGCGACGAGCAGGCATGGATGAAAGCCTTCGCAGGCAAGGGCGCGCTGCTCTGAAGCCGACATGATGGCTTCCCGGGGGCCAGGACGATGTCTACCCTGCCTGCGGCCATGACGAAGGCGTCGACATCGGGGAGAGGGCAGGGCAACCCCTCGCGGGGTGGAGAGCTGGCGCTCATTCAACAGTTGGAGGAGCGCTTCCGGCGCCTGACCCTCCTGCTCTACGACACGAGCGTTCCCGCCCGTGTCCTGGATGAAGAGGTCGTGCCCTTCCTGGCGGAGGATGTCAGCTTCACGGATCCCTGGCAGCGCGGCGCGGGACGGGAGACCTACCGGCGCGGCGCGGCTGGCTTCCACTGCATGTTCTCCTTCGACTTCGACATCCACCAGCTCAATGTCCAGCTGGAGGAGGGCCACGAGAAGGGCCGCGCCATCGTCGACGGGGTGATGAACCTGAAGCAGTTCAGCTGGCTGTACACCTATCCACTCAGGACCATCCTCGTCTTCGACTTCACCCTCGTGCGCACTCCGGGAGGGGACGTCAGGCCCCTCGTCCACGCCCATGAGGAGATGTGGAGCTTCGGCGACATGATCGCCGCCGTTCCCGGGGTGGGCTGGGTCTACACGAAGCTCTTCCGCAAGGGCTTCAGCTACGGCTTCCTGGCGGCGTCCGCGATCTGCCGCTGGATCCGCCAGTGAACACCGCGAGGCGCCGCTTCACGTGCGCGGCCTCGTCCCTATTTTAGCGGGACGGAGGTCGCACATGTCGAAGGTCACCAATCAGCCGTCGGGTGTCGTCGCGGGAACCCTGGATATCTCCAACTCGACCGAGCCGGACGTCGCCTCGCCCACGGACGCGGGAGCGGTGCTCTCTCGCCGTAAAGTGGCGGCGACCCGGGCGAAGAAGGCCGCCCCGCGGGCGAAGAAGCCCGTGGCCCGCCGCGTGACGAAGACGAGCAACGCCCGGCAAAAGCGCTGACGATTCTTTTTCGTGCAACCCCTTTGCAACAAGCAGTGCGTCCCTACCTTCCCGCGCGTGACACGGCTCCGGCGGCCGTAGGCCGGGGCCACACGAGAGGAGAGAACACTGATGCGGAAGGTACTGTGGGCCGTGGCGCTGGGGACCTTGTTGGCTGGAACGGGCTGCCACCGCAATACGCGTGAGCGCGCCGAGGACACCGCGGAGAAGGCGGGCGACAAGGTTGAGGACACCGCGGAGAAGGCGGGCGACAAGGCCGAGGACGCCGCGGAGACGGCGGGCGACAAGGCCGAGAAGGCGGGCGACAAGATCGAGGACGCGACGGACGACTAGGCCAGGAGGGGTCAGTCCTTTCAGGAGGGAGGTCCCGGTCGCGCTCGGGAGCAACTGGTCTGACTGTCAGACCAGTTCGTCCGAAGCGCGCCCGGAAGGTGCCCCATCCTTTCCTGCAAGAGCACCCCTGAAAGAACTGACTCCAGCGGCTCAGCCTTCGCGCTTGCGATCCCAGGGACGCGCCGTGGGACTGATGTGGGGCAGCACGGCGCCCAGCGGGGCCGTGGCGTCACCTTCACTCCCGGAATCGAACTGGCGCCGGATGCGCTCGGCGACGGGCCGGAGGCTCGTCTTCTCGAGGCAGGCCGCCGCCCAGGCTCCCGCCGCGCCCAGGTCGGGCACGATGGTGTAGGGGGCCGACGGCGGCTTGAAGTGGAAGATGACGCTCATCGTCAGCCGCACCACGGGCGAGGTGACGACGTACACGATGCCCAGCAGCGTCTGGCGGATCAGCACCTCGTGGGCCTTGAGCCACTCCACCTGCCGCTGTCGCTGCTCGGTCGAGAGGAGCCGGAGCGCGCTCACGTCGAAGATGCAGACGTGTCTTTCCTGGCGCTGCAGATAGTGGCTGGCCCTGGCCAGATAGCTCTCGAAGTCCTGGGAGGAGAGCTCTCCGGTGAGCCGCACCACCATCAGCGGCCACTGGGAATCATCGAAGGTGAAGGATGCACCGGGATGCATGGGTTCAAGAGGTGACGGTGGACCTCGACCGGCGCAAGGTGTGAAAGTGTTTTTGTGCGGGGGCCCGCGTGCAGTGATGGCAAAGATATACACCGCAAGCGGTTCAAGCCGTGGCGTGAATGAAATTCTTCAACTCCACTACCGCTGGGTGAAGTTCGTCAGCCACTGCAGGTTGGAGTCGATCGACCACGAATAGGTTCCGGCGAGCCATTTCTGGTCCAGGGTGTTCTGGCTGGCGAGGCATCCGCCCTGACGCATGTAGCAGTGGTCGGCGTTGCCATCCGAAGCCTCCGCGTGCTTCACGATGTACCAGCCGCTGTCGTTGCTCCGGGTGCAGGAGGTCGACGTGGACGTGCAGGCCAGGCCCGTCAGTTCCTGGAGCTGGGCGCGCACCGAGCTCTCGGTCGAGCCCATGAAGCCATCCGCCTCGCCATTCACGGCCCGAAGCCTGTCACTCGTCAGGGTCCGCTTGCCATGGGCGACGCAGGCGCGCAGGTCGTAGGTGGAGTACTGCACGCCCGCTCCCAGTCCATAGACGGCCTGCACGCGCGAGTCGTAGTTCTTGGAGAGGATGGCCAGGATGGAGCCCTGGCTGAAGCCGCTCACGACGATTCCCTTGGCGCAGTCCGCGGTGGGACGGGAGCAGAGCGCCTTGACGGCACTGCTCGCGCTGCCCGCATCGAAGATGCACTTGGAGCGGGTCGACAGCGTGGAGCAGGTTCCAAAGCTGGAGCTGGGATACTGGATGGTCGCCGCGACGTAGCCGCGGCCCGCCATCTTGTCCACGGCACTCAGCGCCGAGGCGTTGTCATACGTCTCCGAGGTGCCCACCAGGTAGATGAAGACCGGGTAGGTGCCCAGCGACGCCGGCTCCTTGCCCTTGATGTTGTACGTCGTGTTGCACGAGGTGCTGCCGCCCGAGTACGTCGCCGTGAAGCTGTTCAGGGTTTGCGCCCAGGCGGATGTGCCGCACACCGTGGACAGGAGCAGTGCGGCGAAAAGGTTCGCGTTCTTCCGCTCGTGCATACGACCTCCAGTACCCGGGGAAGGGGGGAGTCCCAGGTAATTCCGGTTTGACGGAGAGGTCGCGCAATATGGCTGCTCCTCGAGAGATTCTCAAGTCCTGGGAATTTCCCTCCCCCGAGGTCCGCGACCTACGCGGTCAGATCGATCGCGTACCAGCGGTCGCAGCTGAAGTGGCCCGTGGCGCCCATGGGGCGTGGCAGCGGCTGGAAGCCCAGGCGGAGGTACAGCTTCTGCGCCTGCGTCATCCCCGCCAGCGTCTCCAGGTAGCACGTCCGGTAACCCGCCTCCCGCGCGAAGGCCAGACACTGGCGCAGCAGACGCTCGCCCACGCCGCGCCCGCGCAGCTCGGGCAGGAAGTACATCTTCCGCAGCTCGCAGATGCCGGGCTCGCCGCCATCCAGCGGCGCGATGCCTCCTCCGCCCAGCACCCGGCCCGCCTCGTCCTCCACCACCCAGTAGGCGCGTCCCGGGCGCGAGTAGGCCTCGCTCATCCCGTTCACCTCCGGGTCGTGGAGGGCGAAGCCCGGTCCGCTCGCTCCGAACTCCGGCATCACCTGGCGGATGACGGCCGCCACCGCCGCATCGTCCCTCGACTCAATCGGGCGCAGCTTCAGTTCCGTGCTCATGGTGCGCGCACCGTTCCACGCCTCCGTTCCGAGGCCAAGCACCGTCATGCCGTCCCGGGGCCCGGAGGGCTCACACCCGGAGTGACACCGCTGCCTTCGCCTGTAGGGGAGGAGACACGTTCTCCTGGCCCGCCGCGTCAGAGGCGCGGTGTGGTGGATTTCCCGGGCGCGGCACCTCTATACACGCCCCGGGAAGTACCTCACGGAGACAGTGCACATGGCCAACAAGGTCAAGGCAGTCCTCATCGGCGGTACCGGCTATGGCGGGGCCGAGATCCTCCGCCGCCTCCTCTTCCACCCCCACGTGGAGGTCATCCGCGTCACGGCGGTGGACAACATCGGCAAGAAGGTGGGCGACGTCCACTTCAACCTCGCCGGGCTCACGGACCTCACCTTCCAGGAGCTGCCTCCCGCCCAGGCCGTGGCCGGCGCGGACGTGGCCTTCCTGGCCATGCCCCACAAGACCACCGCCAAGGTGGTGCTCGACATCATCAACTCGGGCGTGCGCATCGTGGACCTGTCCGGCGACTTCCGCCTGCGCGACGCGGCCTCCTACGCGAAGTACTACGGCGTGGACCACCCGGCCCCGCAGATGCTCACCGACGGCGCCTTCACCTACGGCATGCCCGAGCTCAACCGCGAGGCCATCCGCAAGGCGCGCTACATCGCCAGCCCCGGCTGCTTCGCCACCACCATCGCGCTCGGCCTGATGCCGCTCGCGAAGGCCGGGCTGCTCACCGGCCCCATCCACACCGTGGCCGCCACAGGCTCCTCGGGCAGCGGCGCCAACCCGCAAATCACCACGCACCACCCGCTGCGCGCGGCCAACCTGCGCACCTACAAGCCGCTCGAGCACCAGCACATCCCCGAGATTCTCCAGACGCTGCGCATCGCCGGTGGCAAGGAGGACATGTCGCTGGAGTTCGTGCCCGTGTCCGCGCCGCTGCCGCGCGGCATCTTCTCCACCTCGTTCGCCGAGGTGCCCGCCTCCGTCACGCAGGAGCAGCTCACCGCCGCGTGGAAGTCGGCCTTCGGCAACGAGCCCTTCATCCGCATCGTCGGCGGCGGCCGTCAGCCCGAGGTGGTGGGCGTGTCCGGCAGCAACTACGTGGAGGTGGGCTTCACGCTCGGCCCCGTCACCGGCAACACCCGCCGCGTGGTGTGCTTCTCCGCGCTCGACAACCTGGTGAAGGGCGGCGCCGGTCAGTCCATCCAGAGCTTCAACCTGATGATGGGCTGGGACGAGCGCCTCACCCTCGCCGAGCCGGGGCTGTGGCCGTGAGCGCGCTCACCGACTTCAAGGGGCGCTGGTTCGTCGTGAAGATCGGCGGCGAGCTGGCCATGGACAAGCCGAAGCTCGCCGCGAGCGTGGGCGCCGCCGTGCGCGCCTTCCTCGACGCGGGCATCCGCGTGGCCGTCATCCACGGCGGCGGGCCCCAGGCCACCGAGCTGCAGAAGAAGCTCGGGCTTCAGCCGAAGATGGTCGCCGGCCGCCGCTACACCGACGAGGCCACCCTCGAGGTGATGAAGATGACGCTCGCGGGCCAGGTGTCCGTGGACGTGGCCGCCGCCTTCCGCATCGCCAACGTCCCCGCCCTGTGCACCACCGGCATGTCCGCCGGGCTCGTCGACGCGAAGCGCCGGCCCCCCAAGGTCATGAGCGGCGCCGGGCCGGACCCCGTGGACCTCGGCCTGGTGGGCGACGTCACCGGCGTGGAGACCTCGCTCTTCCAGCGCATCGCCGACGCGGGCTTCGTCCCCGTGCTCGGCTCGCTCTCCGGCGACGCCCAGGGCAACGTCTTCAACATCAACGCGGACACCGTGGCCACCCGCGTCGCCGCGAAGCTCGGCGCCGCCAAGCTGTTCCTCGTGTCCAACGTGCCCGGCGTGCTCGCCAACAAGGACGACCCCTCCACCCGCCTGCCCACCCTCACCCCCGCCGAGGCCCGCGCCAAGATTGCCTCCGGTGTCATCCAGGGCGGCATGATCCCCAAGGTGGAGGAGAGTCTGGAGATGCTCGAGGAGGGCATCGAGGCCATCCACATCGTGGGCATCTCGCCCAACGACGCCGTGCTGCGCGAGGCCGAGAAGCCCGGCAGTCATGGCACCGCGTTCCTGCGCGGGTAGTGGCTCGCGCATCGCTGCCCCCCGGGCCCTTCGGGTGGGGGGGTAGCAACATCTTCTCGGCTCCGGCGATAATTCCGTTGTCGTCTCAAGTTTTTCCCCGGAGCTGACCGTGAGCACCGTTTCCTCCTCGACCCGCCCCCAGGTCGCCCTCACCACCGCCGCCGCTTCGTCCGCCCCCACCCTCCCGTCGGGGACCCTCTCCAAGGGCGACTCGGGGACGCCGGTGAAGCAGCTCCAGTCGGCCCTGGTGAAGCTGGGCTACATGACCCAGGCCCAGATGAACTCCGGCCCCGGCACCTTCGGCCCCCAGACGGAGGCCTCGCTCAAGAAGTTCCAGTCCGCGCACAAGCTGACCGCCGACGGCGTCTACGGCCCGAAGACGCGCGCCGCGATGCTCAAGGACCTCACCCCCGCCACGCCCTCCAAGCCGCCCTCCTCACCCTCCGTCACCGCCCCCGCGGCGGGCCTCGAGCGCGGCGACAACGGCGCCGGGGTGAAGCAGCTCCAGTCGGCCCTGGTGAAGCTGGGCTACATGTCCCAGGCCGATATGAACTCCGGCCCGGGCGTCTACGGCCCCAAGACCGAGGCGTCCGTGAAGAAGTTCCAGTCCGCGTGGAAGCTCGGCGTGGACGGTGAGTACGGCCCGAAGACCAAGGCCGCCCTCGAGAAGGCGCTCGCCGGTCAGAAGCCTCCCTCCACCAACCCCACCCCCACCCCCGGCGGCCCCGGCAAGGTCACCAAGCCGGACATGAAGTGGGTCCCCTCCGCCAACTACGGCTCGCGCGGCGGCGCCGACATCGACGCCATCGTCCTGCACCACACCGCCTCCAACAACGTCGACGGCGACCTCAGGGCCCTCACCAAGCCCAATGGCGACAAGTCGGTGAGCGCGCACTACCTCATCGGCAAGGACGGCACCATCTACCACCTCGTCGATGACAAGATGGCCGCCTGGCACGCGGGCGTGTCCTCGCTCCACGGCGACAAGAGCCCCAGCGTCAACGCGCGCTCCATCGGCATCGAGATCACCAACGACGGCAGCGGTAAGACTCCCTTCACCGAGGCCCAGTACCGCGCCCTCGAGAAGCTCGTCCCCTACCTGGCCAAGACGTACGACGTCCCCATGAAGAACATCCTCGGCCACAGGGACGTGGCTCCCGGCCGCAAGGTCGACCCCGCCGACAACTTCGACTGGGGCCGCATCCGCCGCGCCACCGACGCCGTCATCTGACGCCCGAGGTTCTCACCGTGGCTCGCGTGCGCCCGCGTCCCTTTGTGCAGTACGCTGCACATGGGCGCGGGCGTACTGCATCAGGTGGGTAGCACCCCCAAGGCCCCAAGTTCCTCATTTCCCTGGGCCTCGCGTCCGGCACGGTCGTTGTAGGGGGCTTCTCTCAACATGTATTGCTCGTCCTGCCGGCAGGAACGGCTCGGGGGTCTGGCGTGTGCCGCCTGCGGCAACCCCATGTCCCCGCGCCCTCGCGAGGTTCTGGAGCAAGAGCTCGCCCACGTTCAGTTCCTCCTCGCTGAGCTCTCGCACTGGGACCCCTCGTATGTCCCCAAGGGGACTCGCGGTTATCTCTCCCAGCGGTACGAGCGCCAGGTCCGCATCCTGCTCTCCGTTCTCGCCGAGAGTCCCTCCGCCCCCCCCAGGGACGCGGAGGTTCCTTCCGTGGCTCCAGTGGAGGGCGGGCCCGCTCCTGCTCCGGTGAGCCTCGAGGTCCAGGGAGAGAGCCCGGCGTTTTCCGACACGGTCGCGGAGGTCTCCGACCGCATGGCCGGGCAGGGCTCGGCTCCGGAGGTTGAGCCAGAGGTTGATCCAGAGGTCGCTCCGGTAGACCCTCACCCCAGCCCTCTCCCAGAGGGAGAGGGGGCGGACACGGGTTCGACTCGGGATCCGCGATACCCTCACCCCAGCCCTCTCCCGGAGGGAGAGGGGGTGGGGGCGATGGTCCTTCCTCCCGTTGTCACAGAGCCCCTCTTCGATCCTCCTCCCGTTCGCTCTGTTTCCGCTCGCATCGTCGAGCAGGTCTCGACCTGGGACACCGTCTGGCGCCCCTTCCTCTACGAGAGCATTGGTTGGTTCATCGGCGCCTTCCTCATCGTCGCTGGTTCGCTCTACCTCGCCTTCGATAGTTGGGCCGGGCTTACCTCCTTCTCCCGCTCCCTCGTCGTCTTCGGCATGACCGCGGGTTACTCCGCCGCCTTCTCCATCTGCGGCTCCCTCCTCGCCCGCCGCGAGGCCCTCGCCAGCGCCGGCCGCATCCTCGGTCTCATCGGCGCCGCCGTCGCTCCTCTCGCCGGCGTCGCGCTCGGTCCCGTCGACAGTCTCAGTCTCGACGGTGTTCCGCTCGCCCTCCTGCTGCCCCTGCTCCTCGCCTGGTCCGTCGCCGCCGCCTGGCTCGTCCGCAAGCCCGCTGAATCCTTCGACGCTCCCTCCCGGCCCTCCGTCCAGCTCGCGCTCCTCGGCACCACCTTGATGATGGGGCTGGCGTCCCTCTTCGCACGCCTCGGCCCTCTCTCCCTCTGGCTCGATGCGCTCCCCTGCGCCCTCTTCTTCGTCCTCTCGCGCGGGCGCGTCCCCGAGCCCCGGAGCACCAAGGCCCTCTCCTTCGTCCTGGGCGCTCCCCTCTACCTGGCTCTGCTGTACTTCGTCCGGTTGCACCTCGCGCTCTCCGCCGGCGGGATGGCTCCCTCCTTCGGCGGTTACGCCCCGTTCCTCGCCTTCCTGCTCGCCGCCTGTCTCGGCTTCCGCCGGCTCGAGCCCGACGAGGCCGCTGACTCCCTCTCCGTGGGCGTCGCTTCGCTCCAGGTGGCCTGCCTCGTGCTCGCGGCCACGGGCTCGCCCCCGGCCTTCTTCTTCACCGCCGCCGTCTTCACCTGGACCGTGTTCGGGCTCTCCCGGGGCGCGCTTCCCCGGGTGCGCTGGCTGTACCTCGCCTATGCCGGCGCGTACCTCTCCTATGCCTCCTCCGGGCAGCTCGTCCCCGGGGCCGTGCGGGCCCTGATCAACTCGCTCAAGGCCTCGCTGGGTTATCCCGTGGCCGGGAAGCTCCCGTTCCACTTCGGGGCGCTCTCGGCCGTGCCCTTCGTCCTCGCGGGCGTCGTCCTCGCCGGGTGGTTGCGCTCCCGCGCGGAGCGCTCCTCCTCGGCTCGGGACATGGCGGTCTCCGAGGTCCTCCTCCGCTCCACCGCCATCGCCAGTCTCGTCTTCGTCCTCCTCGGGCACATGGGCCTCGACCAGCGTCCGGCCTTCTGGTCCGCGCTCGCGCTCATCCCCCTGTGCGTGGGCAGCGGGCTGCTCTTCGAGCGCCTCTACCTGTCCATCGTCGGTGCGCTGCTCTCCTTCTTCCTCTCGATCTCCTCCGCCGTCCTCCTGGGACCCTCCGGCTCCTCGCTGGTGTGCGGTGGCGTGGCGCTGGCTTTCGCCGCGCTGTCGCTCGTCTGTACCCGCCCCACGCGCATTACCTT
This is a stretch of genomic DNA from Archangium violaceum. It encodes these proteins:
- a CDS encoding peptidoglycan recognition protein family protein, translating into MSTVSSSTRPQVALTTAAASSAPTLPSGTLSKGDSGTPVKQLQSALVKLGYMTQAQMNSGPGTFGPQTEASLKKFQSAHKLTADGVYGPKTRAAMLKDLTPATPSKPPSSPSVTAPAAGLERGDNGAGVKQLQSALVKLGYMSQADMNSGPGVYGPKTEASVKKFQSAWKLGVDGEYGPKTKAALEKALAGQKPPSTNPTPTPGGPGKVTKPDMKWVPSANYGSRGGADIDAIVLHHTASNNVDGDLRALTKPNGDKSVSAHYLIGKDGTIYHLVDDKMAAWHAGVSSLHGDKSPSVNARSIGIEITNDGSGKTPFTEAQYRALEKLVPYLAKTYDVPMKNILGHRDVAPGRKVDPADNFDWGRIRRATDAVI
- a CDS encoding YtxH domain-containing protein encodes the protein MRKVLWAVALGTLLAGTGCHRNTRERAEDTAEKAGDKVEDTAEKAGDKAEDAAETAGDKAEKAGDKIEDATDD
- a CDS encoding GNAT family N-acetyltransferase is translated as MSTELKLRPIESRDDAAVAAVIRQVMPEFGASGPGFALHDPEVNGMSEAYSRPGRAYWVVEDEAGRVLGGGGIAPLDGGEPGICELRKMYFLPELRGRGVGERLLRQCLAFAREAGYRTCYLETLAGMTQAQKLYLRLGFQPLPRPMGATGHFSCDRWYAIDLTA
- the argB gene encoding acetylglutamate kinase, encoding MSALTDFKGRWFVVKIGGELAMDKPKLAASVGAAVRAFLDAGIRVAVIHGGGPQATELQKKLGLQPKMVAGRRYTDEATLEVMKMTLAGQVSVDVAAAFRIANVPALCTTGMSAGLVDAKRRPPKVMSGAGPDPVDLGLVGDVTGVETSLFQRIADAGFVPVLGSLSGDAQGNVFNINADTVATRVAAKLGAAKLFLVSNVPGVLANKDDPSTRLPTLTPAEARAKIASGVIQGGMIPKVEESLEMLEEGIEAIHIVGISPNDAVLREAEKPGSHGTAFLRG
- the argC gene encoding N-acetyl-gamma-glutamyl-phosphate reductase gives rise to the protein MANKVKAVLIGGTGYGGAEILRRLLFHPHVEVIRVTAVDNIGKKVGDVHFNLAGLTDLTFQELPPAQAVAGADVAFLAMPHKTTAKVVLDIINSGVRIVDLSGDFRLRDAASYAKYYGVDHPAPQMLTDGAFTYGMPELNREAIRKARYIASPGCFATTIALGLMPLAKAGLLTGPIHTVAATGSSGSGANPQITTHHPLRAANLRTYKPLEHQHIPEILQTLRIAGGKEDMSLEFVPVSAPLPRGIFSTSFAEVPASVTQEQLTAAWKSAFGNEPFIRIVGGGRQPEVVGVSGSNYVEVGFTLGPVTGNTRRVVCFSALDNLVKGGAGQSIQSFNLMMGWDERLTLAEPGLWP